From a region of the Tateyamaria omphalii genome:
- a CDS encoding NAD(P)(+) transhydrogenase (Re/Si-specific) subunit beta, whose translation MELGFTTAAYVVAAVLFILSLGGLSGQESAKRAVWYGIVGMFIAVVATLIGPGSGLWLLSLVLIAGGAAVGYQLATKVEMTQMPELVAGMHALVGLAAVFIGFNAHIMIGYVDNHLAENGAVLGGALVDGQWVQSVEKAVLEPLSAFGQLIAKKTTVEIVILKIELVLGIWIGAVTFTGSYVAWGKLSGKVDSSATKLPGGHILNAAAAGASLVLAIIYFANGGLIPLILLTLLALFIGWHLIMGIGGADMPVVVSMLNSYSGWAAAAIGFSLGNDLLIVVGALVGSSGAILSYIMCKAMNRSFVSVILGGFGGPAGEQMAVEGEQIAIEADGVATALNEADSVIIIPGYGMAVAQAQQGVAELTRKLRAAGKEVRFAIHPVAGRLPGHMNVLLAEAKVPYDIVLEMDEINDDFPDTDVAIVIGSNDIVNPAAQDDPNSPIAGMPVLECWKAKQVFVSKRGQGTGYSGIENPLFFKENTRMFYGDAKASIDKLLPMID comes from the coding sequence ATGGAACTCGGATTTACCACTGCCGCCTATGTCGTTGCGGCTGTTCTTTTCATCCTGTCGCTGGGCGGTCTGTCTGGTCAGGAAAGCGCCAAGCGGGCCGTCTGGTACGGCATCGTGGGTATGTTCATCGCCGTTGTGGCCACGTTGATCGGGCCAGGTTCTGGCCTGTGGCTGTTGTCGCTGGTGCTGATCGCAGGCGGTGCCGCTGTCGGTTATCAGCTGGCGACCAAGGTCGAGATGACGCAGATGCCCGAGCTTGTGGCCGGGATGCATGCGCTTGTCGGTCTGGCGGCCGTCTTCATCGGCTTCAACGCGCATATCATGATTGGCTATGTCGACAATCACCTTGCCGAGAACGGTGCCGTTCTGGGCGGCGCGCTGGTCGATGGCCAGTGGGTGCAATCGGTCGAGAAGGCGGTGCTTGAGCCGCTGTCGGCCTTTGGTCAACTGATCGCCAAGAAAACCACGGTCGAGATCGTCATCCTGAAGATTGAACTGGTGCTGGGCATCTGGATCGGTGCGGTCACGTTTACAGGGTCTTATGTGGCCTGGGGCAAGCTGTCGGGCAAGGTCGATAGCTCGGCCACCAAGCTGCCGGGCGGGCACATCCTGAACGCCGCAGCCGCCGGTGCGTCCCTGGTGCTGGCGATCATCTATTTCGCCAATGGCGGTCTGATCCCCTTGATCCTCCTGACGCTGCTGGCGCTCTTCATCGGCTGGCACCTGATCATGGGCATCGGCGGCGCTGACATGCCCGTCGTTGTGTCGATGCTGAACAGCTATTCCGGTTGGGCGGCGGCGGCCATCGGCTTCTCGCTTGGCAACGACCTGCTGATCGTTGTGGGTGCGCTTGTGGGCTCGTCCGGTGCGATCCTGTCCTACATCATGTGCAAGGCAATGAACCGGTCCTTTGTGTCGGTCATTCTGGGTGGCTTTGGTGGCCCAGCGGGCGAGCAGATGGCTGTTGAGGGGGAGCAGATCGCGATTGAGGCCGATGGCGTGGCTACGGCCTTGAATGAGGCAGACAGCGTCATCATCATCCCCGGCTACGGCATGGCTGTGGCGCAGGCCCAACAGGGCGTGGCCGAGTTGACGCGGAAGCTGCGTGCGGCGGGCAAGGAAGTCCGTTTCGCCATCCACCCGGTGGCCGGTCGTCTGCCCGGGCACATGAACGTTCTGCTGGCTGAGGCGAAAGTGCCCTATGACATCGTGCTGGAGATGGACGAGATCAATGACGATTTCCCGGACACGGATGTGGCCATCGTCATTGGATCGAACGATATCGTGAACCCTGCGGCGCAGGACGATCCGAACAGCCCCATCGCTGGGATGCCGGTGCTGGAGTGCTGGAAGGCCAAGCAGGTGTTTGTGTCCAAGCGCGGGCAGGGCACAGGGTATTCGGGTATCGAGAACCCGCTGTTCTTTAAGGAGAACACGCGCATGTTCTATGGTGATGCGAAGGCGTCGATCGACAAGCTGTTGCCGATGATTGACTGA
- a CDS encoding transporter substrate-binding domain-containing protein — protein sequence MTATITTVVSAQAARRTWRDIIGRHWHHDIASFLRGLVLTALLVLSGPSRVWADDVSVWIYHNYPPFIIDIAEERGLSYDLARLLTDASDGAFQFNVMVLPRQRLNQRLGAGQPGLVMWVNPAWFGDTERTAFRWTDSILSDRNVVISPMEAPFEYHGPRSLTGMTLVGVRGHRYQDVDGLVGDGLVERVDLRSERNLVQFIASNRGRVAIVADSAVQYFVQDLALGDAVHVAEQPHSQYQRYILVQPQLSAAHDFLEEAVPVIMASPAWADVVERYGLTVFAAP from the coding sequence ATGACCGCAACGATCACGACGGTTGTATCGGCGCAAGCGGCACGACGCACATGGAGGGACATTATCGGTCGACATTGGCATCACGACATCGCGTCCTTCTTGCGCGGCCTTGTTCTGACGGCATTGCTGGTGCTTTCGGGGCCGTCTCGCGTATGGGCCGATGACGTCTCTGTGTGGATCTACCACAACTATCCCCCGTTCATCATCGACATCGCAGAGGAGCGCGGGTTGAGTTACGATCTGGCACGGCTTTTGACCGACGCGTCGGACGGCGCCTTTCAGTTCAACGTGATGGTGTTGCCACGGCAAAGACTGAACCAGCGGCTTGGGGCTGGCCAGCCGGGGCTGGTGATGTGGGTGAACCCGGCCTGGTTTGGCGACACGGAGCGGACCGCATTCCGTTGGACAGATTCGATCCTGAGCGACCGGAATGTTGTGATTTCACCCATGGAGGCGCCGTTTGAGTATCATGGCCCGCGCTCATTGACCGGTATGACTTTGGTTGGCGTGCGCGGTCACCGGTATCAGGATGTCGACGGGTTGGTCGGTGACGGACTGGTCGAAAGGGTCGACTTGCGATCCGAGCGAAATCTGGTTCAGTTCATCGCCAGCAACAGGGGGCGCGTCGCGATTGTTGCGGACTCTGCTGTGCAATACTTTGTTCAAGATCTTGCATTGGGCGACGCTGTCCATGTCGCCGAACAGCCGCACTCGCAGTATCAGCGTTACATTCTGGTGCAACCGCAACTGTCGGCGGCGCACGATTTTCTGGAAGAGGCGGTGCCGGTCATCATGGCATCGCCCGCGTGGGCCGATGTAGTCGAGCGCTACGGCCTCACTGTGTTTGCCGCGCCGTAG
- a CDS encoding methyltransferase family protein yields MTNLLHIPPVWLVTCVFLAWCQGRYFPLGMSVDHPLTHAMAGLMIGAGLLLIMAALLAFWRNKTTVIPHQTPERLITDGIFARTRNPIYLGDALLLAGLTLRFDAVPSLVLVPIFVWWIERQFIVPEEDRMRRTFKAEFARYEQKVRRWV; encoded by the coding sequence ATGACCAATCTGTTGCATATTCCGCCGGTTTGGCTTGTGACCTGCGTGTTCCTCGCGTGGTGTCAGGGACGCTATTTTCCCTTGGGAATGAGCGTGGATCACCCGCTGACGCATGCGATGGCCGGATTGATGATTGGTGCCGGTCTTTTGCTGATCATGGCGGCGCTGCTGGCGTTCTGGCGAAACAAGACAACCGTCATTCCACACCAGACACCGGAGCGGTTGATCACCGACGGCATTTTTGCTCGGACCCGCAACCCGATCTATCTGGGCGATGCGCTTTTGCTGGCGGGTCTGACCTTGAGATTTGACGCGGTCCCTTCGCTGGTGCTGGTCCCGATCTTTGTCTGGTGGATCGAACGGCAGTTCATTGTGCCGGAAGAGGACCGGATGCGCCGCACGTTTAAGGCTGAATTTGCGCGCTACGAACAAAAAGTGCGCCGGTGGGTTTGA
- a CDS encoding ABC transporter permease, which produces MTDPVPSGPEADAEFITALQDKVVSTAPSSQWRDVWHQFRRHKGAMFGGAFLMFVTLGVLFGPYIWTIDAQALDIRNRDMRPIWVALWDSTAKTGWHRPLGTDNLGRDILATIIAGGRVSMAVGWAAMLLALVIGTLVGVLSGYFRRLDFWLMRFTDLVLSLPILPLVLLAVTLFRQPLTSTFGGPEAGMFVLIVGVIGLTNWMPTARIVRGDILALKEREFILAARSIGTSSGAIIRRHLLPNVISPVVVSATLGLATAIITESALSFLGVGFPSDFPTWGKLLSDAVPRMQDYPERVMLPGVMISLTVLSVNYLGDGLRDALDPRIRGR; this is translated from the coding sequence ATGACTGACCCTGTCCCCTCCGGTCCCGAGGCCGACGCCGAATTCATCACCGCTCTGCAAGACAAGGTGGTCAGCACGGCCCCATCCAGCCAGTGGCGCGATGTCTGGCACCAGTTCCGCCGCCACAAGGGCGCCATGTTCGGCGGTGCGTTCCTGATGTTCGTCACCCTGGGCGTTCTGTTCGGCCCTTACATCTGGACGATTGACGCCCAGGCGCTTGATATCCGCAACCGGGACATGCGGCCCATCTGGGTTGCGCTTTGGGACAGCACGGCCAAGACGGGGTGGCACCGCCCGCTGGGCACTGACAACCTCGGGCGCGACATCCTCGCGACGATTATCGCGGGCGGGCGGGTGTCCATGGCCGTGGGCTGGGCCGCGATGCTGCTCGCCCTTGTGATCGGCACGCTGGTCGGGGTTCTGTCCGGCTATTTCCGCCGGCTCGACTTCTGGCTCATGCGCTTTACCGATCTGGTCCTGTCGCTGCCGATCCTGCCGCTGGTTCTGCTGGCCGTGACATTGTTCCGACAGCCACTGACCAGCACCTTCGGCGGACCCGAAGCGGGCATGTTCGTGCTGATCGTGGGGGTCATCGGCCTGACCAACTGGATGCCGACCGCCCGGATCGTGCGCGGCGACATCCTCGCGCTGAAAGAGCGGGAGTTCATCCTGGCCGCGCGCTCTATCGGCACGTCGTCGGGCGCGATCATCCGGCGCCACCTGCTGCCCAACGTGATCTCACCCGTCGTCGTGTCAGCCACGCTGGGGCTCGCCACGGCGATCATCACTGAAAGTGCGCTGTCCTTCCTGGGCGTAGGCTTCCCGTCCGATTTCCCGACCTGGGGCAAGCTCCTGTCTGACGCGGTGCCAAGAATGCAGGATTATCCCGAACGGGTCATGCTGCCAGGCGTCATGATCTCGCTGACTGTGCTGAGCGTGAACTACCTGGGCGATGGCCTACGCGACGCGCTGGATCCGCGCATTCGCGGGCGCTAA
- a CDS encoding DUF3422 family protein, whose protein sequence is MAPIEDHPLRYKLANELHARPFPSMRAPCAAAYVAFKQPEMAANRDRSLDLEHLQALLDRHGAPHPQPGATHYYGQIGRHWLKWEQHTEFVTYTIFSEGVEDRPFDPRAFDPFPQEWLEAAPGQRVTSILIRVEQRRKDEEIRACLSDWFVPESLAVSSVLDDAAVMAGDFRIDQNGHMRFAVFASEGTGQRRVGRIVQRLCEIETYKSMSMLGFARVRGMGGQLTALDTRLIELVETMSGERSEAEATLKALLEISAELETLAAQSSFRFGATWAYEAIVNERIEALREDRYEGRQTFAEFMMRRYQPAMRTVRSAEERLAAMSNRGVRAANLLRTRVDVERSAQNQALLESMDKRSDLQLRLQRTVEGLSVVAISYYAVSLAGYILYPLEEPTGLSKGFLTALVTVPVVLLVWGLIRRLRRAVER, encoded by the coding sequence ATGGCCCCCATCGAAGACCACCCCTTGCGCTACAAGCTGGCGAATGAGCTGCACGCGCGCCCTTTTCCGTCAATGCGCGCACCCTGCGCGGCGGCCTATGTGGCGTTCAAGCAGCCCGAGATGGCAGCAAATCGCGACCGGTCGCTGGATCTGGAGCATTTGCAGGCGCTTCTGGACCGTCATGGTGCGCCGCATCCGCAGCCGGGCGCCACGCACTACTACGGACAAATCGGACGCCACTGGCTGAAATGGGAACAACATACCGAGTTCGTGACCTACACGATCTTCTCTGAAGGGGTGGAGGACCGCCCGTTTGATCCCCGCGCCTTCGATCCCTTTCCGCAGGAGTGGCTGGAAGCGGCCCCGGGGCAGCGTGTGACATCCATCCTGATCCGGGTGGAGCAGCGCCGGAAAGATGAAGAGATACGTGCGTGCCTGTCTGATTGGTTTGTGCCGGAAAGCCTGGCCGTGAGCTCGGTTCTGGACGACGCCGCCGTGATGGCAGGGGATTTTAGGATCGACCAGAACGGGCACATGCGCTTTGCCGTCTTTGCGTCCGAGGGAACCGGGCAGCGTCGAGTGGGCAGGATCGTGCAGCGTCTGTGCGAGATTGAGACCTATAAATCCATGTCGATGTTGGGCTTTGCTCGTGTCCGTGGGATGGGTGGGCAATTGACGGCGCTGGACACCCGGCTCATTGAACTGGTCGAGACCATGTCAGGCGAGCGGTCGGAGGCTGAGGCGACGCTTAAGGCGCTTTTGGAGATTTCAGCGGAGCTGGAGACGTTGGCGGCGCAGTCCTCCTTCCGGTTTGGTGCGACCTGGGCCTATGAGGCCATTGTGAACGAACGGATCGAGGCGCTGCGCGAGGACCGCTATGAGGGGCGCCAGACCTTTGCCGAGTTCATGATGCGCCGCTACCAACCCGCCATGCGCACCGTGCGGTCCGCCGAAGAGCGCCTGGCCGCGATGTCGAACCGGGGCGTGCGCGCGGCGAACCTGCTGCGGACACGGGTCGATGTGGAGCGGTCCGCGCAGAACCAGGCGCTGCTGGAAAGCATGGACAAGCGGTCGGACCTGCAACTGCGTCTGCAGCGGACGGTCGAGGGGTTGTCGGTTGTCGCCATCAGCTATTACGCGGTGTCGCTGGCTGGATACATCCTTTATCCCCTGGAAGAGCCCACGGGCCTGTCGAAGGGGTTCCTGACCGCGCTGGTGACTGTGCCTGTGGTCTTGTTGGTCTGGGGGTTGATCCGGCGGTTGCGCAGGGCCGTGGAGAGGTAG
- a CDS encoding ABC transporter permease: MLTYSIRRLLLSIPTLLFISFVIFGLLQLAPGDPMAQVPLTVPPEVKEKMRQALGLGEAWYIQYWKWLVQFFWIEPQVLIDHWFGTSFSEGKQRVISWQTRSPVMDIVVQRLPQTLWVVGLAYVVGILIALPIGIYSAYRHYSIFDQTGTFVTMIGFSIPPFFTGPLLIVIFSVYLGWLPSIYDTTHVVNDWASFKIQFQQMIMPVMVLALQTTAQISRYMRGAMLDNLNQDYVRTARAKGLKESVVVIVHVVRNSMIPVVTVIALGVPAIFGGAIITENVFKVNGIGQLLLTWLYANDLPGVMTLTFIFAILIVLFNLIADVLYGVLDPRIRYD; the protein is encoded by the coding sequence ATGCTGACCTACTCCATCCGCAGACTGCTCTTGTCGATCCCGACGCTGCTCTTCATCAGCTTCGTCATCTTCGGGTTGTTGCAACTTGCGCCGGGCGATCCCATGGCACAGGTGCCCCTGACCGTCCCCCCCGAGGTCAAGGAAAAGATGCGCCAGGCCCTGGGTCTGGGCGAGGCATGGTACATCCAGTACTGGAAATGGCTGGTCCAGTTCTTCTGGATCGAACCGCAGGTGCTGATCGACCATTGGTTCGGCACATCCTTCTCCGAAGGTAAACAGCGCGTGATTTCATGGCAGACCCGGTCACCCGTTATGGACATCGTTGTGCAGCGGCTGCCACAGACGCTATGGGTCGTGGGGCTGGCCTATGTGGTCGGCATCCTCATTGCCCTGCCCATCGGCATCTATTCGGCCTACCGACACTATTCGATCTTCGATCAAACCGGCACGTTCGTCACGATGATCGGCTTTTCGATCCCGCCCTTCTTTACCGGCCCGCTGCTGATCGTGATCTTTTCGGTGTATCTGGGCTGGCTGCCCTCGATCTATGACACCACCCATGTCGTCAACGACTGGGCCAGCTTCAAAATCCAGTTCCAGCAAATGATCATGCCGGTCATGGTGCTTGCCCTTCAGACCACGGCACAAATCTCGCGCTACATGCGCGGCGCAATGCTCGACAACCTCAACCAGGACTATGTGCGCACAGCGCGGGCCAAGGGGCTGAAGGAAAGTGTCGTGGTCATAGTCCACGTGGTGCGCAACTCGATGATCCCCGTGGTCACAGTGATCGCCCTTGGCGTGCCCGCCATCTTCGGTGGCGCGATCATCACGGAAAACGTGTTCAAGGTGAACGGCATCGGTCAGCTCCTGCTGACCTGGCTCTATGCAAATGACCTGCCCGGTGTGATGACGCTGACCTTCATCTTCGCCATCCTGATCGTCCTGTTCAACCTGATCGCTGATGTGCTTTACGGCGTGCTCGACCCGAGGATCCGCTATGACTGA
- a CDS encoding Re/Si-specific NAD(P)(+) transhydrogenase subunit alpha, whose product MKIGTPKEIFEGERRVAMTPDSAAALQKLGHECVVEAGAGTQAGFADADYKAAGVEVVKTAAALWKAADVVAKVRVPDATEMKRLREDQTLISFFSPVADEDKMQAAAKKGATVIAMEMIPRISRAQKMDALSSMANIAGYRAVIEAGNNFGRFFTGQITAAGKVPPAKVLVVGAGVAGLAAIGTSTSLGAITYAFDVRPEVAEQVESMGAEFVYLDFEEEQQDGSSSGGYASVSSPEFREAQLAKFRELAPEMDIVITTALIPNREAPELWTEDMVKAMKPGSVIVDLAAEKGGNCKLTVADEKIVTDNGVTIIGYTDFPSRMATQSSSLYATNIRHLMTDLTPEKDGVINHDMEDDVIRGATIAHGQEVTFPPPPPKVAAIAAAPKKEAPKELTAEEKRAAETAAFKAQTKSQVTLLAIGGALILLAGLYTPASFMQHFIVFVLSVFIGFQVIWGVAHSLHTPLMAVTNAISSIVILGALIQIGSTSGIITFLSIFGVFMAAINIFGGFLVTRRMLAMFQKS is encoded by the coding sequence ATGAAGATCGGAACACCAAAAGAGATATTTGAGGGAGAGCGCCGCGTTGCCATGACGCCGGACAGCGCTGCCGCCCTGCAAAAGCTGGGCCATGAGTGTGTGGTCGAGGCTGGCGCGGGTACGCAGGCGGGCTTTGCCGATGCTGATTACAAGGCGGCGGGCGTAGAGGTGGTCAAGACGGCCGCGGCCCTGTGGAAGGCGGCTGATGTGGTGGCCAAGGTGCGTGTCCCTGACGCGACAGAGATGAAGCGGTTGCGCGAGGATCAGACGCTGATCTCGTTCTTCAGCCCGGTTGCGGATGAGGACAAGATGCAGGCGGCCGCCAAGAAGGGTGCCACCGTCATCGCGATGGAGATGATCCCGCGGATCAGCCGCGCCCAGAAGATGGATGCGCTGTCGTCGATGGCGAACATCGCGGGCTACCGGGCCGTGATCGAGGCAGGCAACAACTTTGGCCGCTTCTTTACCGGTCAGATCACCGCTGCGGGCAAGGTCCCGCCCGCCAAGGTTCTGGTTGTGGGCGCGGGTGTGGCCGGTTTGGCCGCCATCGGGACATCGACGTCCCTGGGTGCGATCACATACGCCTTTGACGTGCGCCCGGAAGTGGCGGAGCAGGTTGAATCGATGGGGGCCGAGTTCGTCTATCTGGACTTCGAAGAAGAACAGCAGGATGGGTCGTCGTCGGGCGGATATGCGTCGGTGTCGAGCCCTGAGTTCCGCGAGGCGCAGTTGGCCAAGTTCCGCGAGCTGGCGCCGGAGATGGATATCGTTATCACCACTGCTCTGATCCCGAACCGTGAGGCACCTGAACTGTGGACCGAGGACATGGTGAAGGCCATGAAGCCCGGTTCGGTTATCGTCGACCTGGCCGCGGAAAAGGGCGGCAACTGCAAACTGACCGTGGCCGATGAGAAGATTGTGACCGACAATGGCGTGACCATCATCGGTTACACCGACTTCCCCAGCCGCATGGCGACGCAATCGTCCAGCCTGTATGCCACGAACATCCGTCACCTGATGACGGACCTGACGCCGGAAAAAGACGGCGTTATCAACCACGATATGGAAGATGACGTGATCCGCGGGGCGACCATCGCCCACGGGCAAGAGGTCACCTTCCCGCCACCGCCGCCCAAGGTGGCCGCCATTGCGGCGGCGCCGAAAAAGGAAGCGCCCAAGGAGCTGACAGCGGAAGAGAAGCGGGCGGCAGAAACGGCCGCTTTCAAGGCGCAGACCAAGAGCCAAGTCACGCTTTTGGCCATTGGTGGCGCGCTGATCCTGCTGGCGGGGCTTTATACTCCGGCGAGCTTTATGCAGCATTTTATCGTGTTCGTGCTGTCCGTCTTCATCGGCTTCCAGGTGATCTGGGGCGTGGCGCACAGCCTGCACACACCGCTGATGGCCGTGACGAACGCCATCTCGTCCATCGTGATCCTTGGCGCACTCATCCAGATCGGATCGACATCCGGGATCATCACGTTCCTGTCGATATTCGGGGTCTTCATGGCGGCCATCAACATTTTCGGCGGCTTCCTCGTGACACGGCGCATGCTCGCCATGTTCCAGAAATCGTAA